In Solanum stenotomum isolate F172 chromosome 6, ASM1918654v1, whole genome shotgun sequence, one DNA window encodes the following:
- the LOC125867646 gene encoding membrin-11-like, whose product MAMSVEVAGGGVTLSELYQSSRRLLLKTRDGLERLERFEYTSSSSVLSLGAAVNDPSEKAVEDLRKDISQIQLLCSEMERLWHSIPAKSQRDLWKRKVEQVAEEADSLKDSLDKYNLRHQRRMQEVRERTELLGRASGDSSHVLRIFDDEAQAMQSARSSSRMLEETLATGTAILSKYSEQRDRLKRAQRKALDVLNTVGLSNSVMRLIEKRNRVDRWIKYAGMILTIIVLIFVWRWTR is encoded by the exons ATGGCGATGTCCGTTGAGGTCGCCGGCGGTGGCGTAACGTTATCGGAGCTCTATCAGAGTTCCCGGCGGCTGTTACTCAAAACCAGAGATGGCTTAGAGAGGCTCGAGCGTTTCGAATACACCTCTTCTTCCTCCGTGTTGTCATTGGGCGCCGCCGTGAACGATCCTTCGGAGAAAGCAGTTGAGGATTTGAGAAAAGATATCAGCCAGATCCAGTTACTTTGCTCCGAAATGGAACGTCTCTGGCATTCCATACCTGCTAAATCTCAACGTGATCTCTGGAAAAG GAAAGTGGAACAAGTGGCTGAAGAGGCTGACTCTTTGAAAGATAGTCTGGATAAATATAATCTACGGCATCAGAGACGCATGCAAGAAGTCCGGGAGAGAACAGAATTACTTGGGAGAGCT AGCGGTGATTCATCTCATGTTTTGAGGATTTTTGATGACGAAGCTCAAGCAATGCAATCTGCTCGTAGCTCATCCAGAATGCTTGAAGAAACCTTGGCAACAGGGACAGCTATTCTTTCAAAATATAGTGAGCAAAGGGATCGTCTAAAG CGAGCTCAACGGAAAGCATTAGATGTACTCAACACTGTGGGGCTATCAAATTCTGTAATGAGACTTATTGAGAAGAGAAATCGTGTTGATAGATGGATCAAATATGCTGGAATGATCTTAACAATTATAGTGCTGATTTTCGTTTGGAGGTGGACAAGATGA